The following proteins are encoded in a genomic region of Deltaproteobacteria bacterium:
- a CDS encoding hydantoinase B/oxoprolinase family protein, protein MSSMNPAHINPITVEVVRNGLAHIANEMATVLRKTAYNMMIYEVRDYCVGIVDPEGNILSQNFGALPIFLADLGPAIVDGVRMHGRDGFKPGDVLIMNHPYVCGQHLNNVVVYTPFFHEGELVAFLAVRAHWIDIGGRPVGFGFSGTREVYEEGLQFRSLKLYRGDKPNPDLFQIIKDNVRFAESSLGDLRAQVAACRSGDRGLGELVQRYGLEVFLNCVREVWRQSETLAREQVAKIKPGKYAAEALFDSDGVNLDKPVPLKVKVEVAGSEMIIDFSEISDQVAGSINSGESGAVAAARVAFKSLVSPFSPIDEGCFRPLKIVIPEGKILSATPPSPVGNWSRTLPTVVDLIFKALAPAMPERVAAGHKGDMGGYAFFGINPKSGRRFLCQTIMGGGWGGRAFEDGENATVSMCQGDVQNAPVEIQEIYYPVLIERQKLRDGSGGAGKFRGGLGIEVCVRVLCDASTNINVERQRAAPWGLFGGECGEKARALVKQSPDDEGVWLTKKPNFPLQAGGSVTFYTAGGGGYGAARERAVELVERDRRLGYEKIPLDPPFSKGES, encoded by the coding sequence ATGTCTTCAATGAACCCCGCACACATCAACCCCATCACTGTTGAGGTGGTGCGCAACGGCCTCGCCCATATCGCCAACGAGATGGCGACGGTGCTGCGCAAGACCGCCTACAACATGATGATCTACGAGGTGCGCGACTATTGTGTCGGCATCGTCGATCCGGAGGGTAATATTCTGTCGCAGAATTTCGGCGCGCTGCCGATTTTTCTCGCCGACCTGGGCCCGGCGATTGTCGACGGTGTGCGCATGCACGGGCGCGACGGCTTCAAGCCCGGCGACGTGCTGATCATGAATCATCCCTACGTGTGCGGGCAGCATTTGAACAATGTCGTCGTCTACACGCCGTTTTTCCATGAAGGCGAGCTGGTCGCGTTTCTCGCCGTGCGCGCGCACTGGATCGACATTGGCGGCAGGCCCGTCGGTTTTGGCTTTAGCGGCACGCGCGAAGTTTACGAAGAGGGTTTGCAGTTTCGCTCGTTGAAGCTCTATCGCGGCGACAAGCCCAATCCGGATTTGTTTCAAATTATCAAGGACAACGTGCGCTTCGCCGAATCTTCGCTCGGCGATTTGCGCGCCCAGGTCGCTGCCTGTCGCAGCGGCGATAGAGGCTTGGGCGAGTTGGTGCAGCGTTATGGCCTCGAAGTGTTTCTCAACTGCGTGCGCGAAGTCTGGCGCCAATCCGAAACCCTGGCGCGCGAGCAAGTCGCCAAGATCAAGCCGGGAAAATATGCCGCCGAAGCATTGTTTGACAGCGATGGCGTCAACCTCGACAAGCCGGTGCCGCTGAAAGTCAAAGTTGAAGTCGCGGGCAGCGAGATGATCATCGATTTCTCCGAGATCAGCGATCAAGTGGCGGGCTCGATCAATTCCGGTGAGTCGGGCGCGGTCGCCGCGGCGCGCGTCGCCTTCAAGTCGCTGGTCAGTCCGTTCTCGCCCATCGACGAGGGCTGCTTTCGGCCGCTGAAGATCGTTATCCCCGAGGGCAAAATTCTCAGCGCCACGCCGCCATCGCCGGTGGGCAACTGGAGCCGGACGCTGCCGACGGTGGTGGATCTGATTTTCAAAGCGCTGGCGCCGGCGATGCCCGAGCGCGTCGCCGCTGGCCACAAGGGCGACATGGGCGGCTACGCGTTTTTCGGCATCAATCCGAAAAGCGGCCGGCGTTTTCTCTGCCAGACCATCATGGGCGGCGGCTGGGGTGGACGTGCTTTTGAAGACGGTGAGAACGCCACTGTTTCGATGTGCCAGGGCGATGTCCAGAATGCGCCGGTGGAGATACAAGAGATTTATTATCCAGTGTTGATCGAGCGGCAAAAACTGCGCGACGGCAGCGGCGGCGCAGGGAAATTTCGCGGCGGCTTGGGCATCGAAGTTTGTGTGCGCGTGCTCTGTGATGCCAGTACAAATATAAACGTCGAGCGCCAACGCGCCGCGCCCTGGGGATTGTTCGGCGGCGAGTGCGGTGAGAAGGCACGGGCGTTGGTCAAACAGTCCCCGGACGATGAAGGCGTGTGGTTGACCAAGAAACCGAACTTTCCGCTGCAGGCGGGCGGCAGCGTGACGTTTTACACCGCGGGCGGCGGCGGCTATGGTGCGGCGAGGGAGCGCGCAGTTGAATTGGTCGAGCGGGATCGACGTTTGGGCTACGAAAAAATCCCCCTTGATCCGCCTTTTTCAAAGGGGGAAAGCTAA
- a CDS encoding ABC transporter substrate-binding protein: MMKLHSHNRLVSAFRFHHSSFCVVALIFMLSAHAGVVQGAGAADRIRIAVSNPNMPNLTSHMAQRRGFLREENLDAEIIRMNPNVAITALATGDVDYCQLFGAVVGGAIAGLPIRIVAGFLDNWPVTLIAQPELKTIKDLKGKTLGVSTYGATPDTAARMMIRQSGLDPEKDIKVLALGSDAARLTALKQRVVDVVVMSPPADTQMEKQGYRVLARAYELFSFPYLGMGSHLRKIKEKPDEIRRVLKATIRANRFIRDNRDESARTLMAWGKVESDFAYASYDAIRNLFNADGAVPEDGLRLVIEQARKSAKVAREVAPNEVAELKFLREAQTELGIKGR; this comes from the coding sequence ATGATGAAACTCCACTCGCATAACCGGCTCGTTTCCGCTTTCCGCTTTCATCATTCATCCTTCTGCGTCGTCGCACTCATCTTCATGTTATCGGCACACGCTGGGGTGGTGCAGGGCGCTGGCGCCGCGGATCGCATCCGCATCGCCGTGTCGAACCCCAACATGCCCAACCTCACTTCGCACATGGCGCAGCGGCGCGGCTTTCTCCGAGAAGAAAATCTTGACGCGGAAATTATCCGCATGAATCCCAACGTCGCCATCACCGCGTTGGCGACCGGCGATGTCGATTACTGCCAGCTTTTTGGCGCGGTGGTCGGCGGCGCCATCGCCGGTTTGCCGATTCGCATCGTCGCGGGTTTTCTCGACAACTGGCCGGTGACGCTGATCGCTCAGCCGGAATTGAAAACGATCAAAGACCTTAAAGGCAAGACTCTCGGCGTCAGCACCTATGGTGCCACGCCCGACACCGCAGCGCGCATGATGATTCGCCAGTCGGGCCTCGACCCTGAAAAAGATATCAAAGTGCTGGCCCTGGGTTCCGATGCGGCGCGGCTGACTGCGCTCAAGCAGCGCGTCGTCGACGTCGTGGTGATGTCGCCGCCGGCGGACACGCAGATGGAGAAGCAAGGTTACCGCGTGCTCGCGCGCGCTTACGAGCTTTTCAGCTTTCCTTACCTCGGCATGGGCTCGCACCTGCGCAAGATCAAAGAAAAACCGGACGAAATTCGCCGCGTGCTCAAAGCAACCATCCGCGCCAATCGCTTCATTCGCGACAACCGCGACGAGTCCGCGCGAACCCTGATGGCCTGGGGTAAGGTCGAAAGCGATTTCGCCTACGCGTCCTACGACGCGATCAGAAATCTGTTCAACGCCGACGGTGCCGTACCGGAAGACGGTCTGAGGTTGGTTATCGAACAGGCAAGAAAAAGCGCCAAGGTCGCGCGCGAGGTGGCGCCGAATGAAGTCGCCGAGCTGAAATTTCTGCGCGAAGCACAGACAGAGCTGGGGATAAAAGGAAGATGA
- a CDS encoding ketopantoate reductase family protein: MVSEVSMAQRILIVGVGPIGGIIGGRLARAGNDVTFVDIDKEHVEAIRKNGLQVDVPDGPFNVKINVVYPNEVQGKFDIAGVAVRSNYTPAALDTAVPHLADNGLLMSMQNGINPPLLQERVGADRTVGMAIRMGCRKLAPAHLHTETRGHLYIGHLHGKTTPALAGLNQLLNTVMETEISDNILGVLWSKLTYTCLGYYGSLADASLATTCTSEKERRVMADFFAEVVSVGEALGVRWIKLSEYYPADFHPRNSADKRLAAVNGFAKTWKPADRKGPLRYVQKKIKTEVDFTLAYVVSEGKKLGIATPLCSKLLTIFRELEAGTRRFGQQNYDELTASA, from the coding sequence ATGGTTTCGGAGGTTTCCATGGCCCAGCGTATTCTCATCGTCGGCGTCGGCCCCATCGGCGGCATCATCGGCGGCCGGCTCGCGCGCGCCGGCAATGACGTCACGTTCGTCGACATCGATAAAGAGCACGTCGAAGCGATCCGCAAAAACGGCTTGCAAGTCGACGTCCCCGACGGGCCGTTCAACGTCAAGATCAACGTGGTTTATCCCAACGAAGTTCAAGGCAAGTTCGACATCGCCGGCGTCGCCGTGCGCTCCAACTACACGCCCGCCGCGTTGGACACAGCCGTGCCGCACCTCGCCGACAACGGACTATTGATGTCGATGCAGAACGGCATCAATCCGCCGCTGCTACAAGAGCGCGTCGGCGCCGACCGCACCGTCGGCATGGCCATCCGCATGGGCTGCCGCAAGCTCGCTCCGGCACACCTCCACACCGAAACCCGCGGGCATCTTTACATCGGCCACCTGCACGGCAAGACGACGCCGGCGCTAGCGGGTCTGAACCAGCTCCTCAACACGGTCATGGAAACCGAAATCTCCGATAACATTCTCGGCGTGTTGTGGAGCAAGCTTACCTACACTTGTTTGGGCTACTACGGCTCGTTGGCCGACGCCTCGCTCGCCACCACCTGCACCAGTGAAAAAGAGCGCCGCGTCATGGCGGACTTCTTCGCAGAGGTGGTTTCCGTGGGTGAAGCCTTGGGCGTGCGCTGGATCAAACTGTCGGAGTACTATCCCGCCGATTTCCATCCGCGCAACTCCGCCGACAAGCGGCTAGCCGCCGTCAACGGCTTCGCCAAGACTTGGAAACCGGCAGACCGCAAAGGGCCGCTGCGTTACGTGCAAAAAAAGATCAAGACCGAAGTCGATTTCACGCTAGCCTATGTCGTCAGTGAGGGCAAAAAGTTGGGCATCGCCACCCCGCTCTGCAGCAAGCTGCTCACGATTTTTCGTGAGCTCGAAGCCGGCACGCGGCGCTTCGGCCAGCAGAACTACGACGAACTCACCGCGTCGGCCTAA
- a CDS encoding CDGSH iron-sulfur domain-containing protein, whose product MAGLSYDDLIEPTIVKQVSKSVAYCRCTKSKNLPFCDGSHEGTNIEPAILELKQPETIAICRCWRSKFHPYCDGTHGRLVKPKERPPRNHG is encoded by the coding sequence ATGGCCGGACTATCCTACGACGACTTGATCGAACCGACGATCGTCAAACAAGTATCGAAGAGCGTGGCCTACTGTCGCTGCACCAAGAGTAAAAATTTGCCGTTCTGCGATGGCTCGCATGAAGGAACAAATATCGAGCCGGCAATCTTGGAGCTAAAACAGCCCGAGACCATCGCCATCTGCCGCTGCTGGCGCTCAAAATTTCATCCTTACTGCGACGGCACCCATGGCCGATTGGTCAAACCCAAAGAGCGGCCGCCGCGCAATCACGGCTAA
- a CDS encoding cytochrome c has product MSSVRAKSWASPPRSAASCSRFFVSSKPARGASASRTTTNSPRRPKPTLKATNVPRGEEQKSDMKIAMKVLAICALLTVSACGKDSDQAGGEKKDRDYERGKAVYVANCIACHNPDPAKEGSIGPALRGSPPELIESRVLRIEYPPNYKPKRATKVMPTFPFLKSEIPYLVAYLREQSAPPR; this is encoded by the coding sequence ATGTCGTCAGTGAGGGCAAAAAGTTGGGCATCGCCACCCCGCTCTGCAGCAAGCTGCTCACGATTTTTCGTGAGCTCGAAGCCGGCACGCGGCGCTTCGGCCAGCAGAACTACGACGAACTCACCGCGTCGGCCTAAGCCGACCTTAAAAGCGACGAATGTTCCAAGGGGGGAAGAGCAGAAATCTGATATGAAAATAGCGATGAAAGTGCTGGCAATATGCGCTCTGTTAACGGTCAGCGCCTGTGGCAAGGATAGCGACCAAGCAGGAGGAGAGAAAAAAGACCGCGACTATGAAAGAGGCAAAGCGGTGTACGTGGCAAACTGCATCGCCTGCCACAACCCCGATCCGGCCAAGGAAGGCTCGATCGGTCCGGCGCTCAGAGGCTCGCCGCCGGAGCTCATCGAATCGCGCGTGCTGCGCATCGAGTATCCGCCCAACTACAAGCCTAAGCGGGCCACCAAAGTGATGCCGACGTTCCCGTTTTTGAAGTCGGAGATCCCCTACCTGGTTGCCTATCTGCGCGAGCAATCAGCGCCGCCGCGATAG
- a CDS encoding alpha/beta hydrolase — protein sequence MPTVNLPTGANVYYETHGQGEPIVLVPSTAFSCEVWKPSQMPLRQSAQLVLHDPRGCGRTSETQKVYTINQMANDIVALLDHLKISSAHLVGHSMGGRIALEMALNFPGRVKSLIMAASGSGQAARPGADCIPGLPHWLVIRLVEKGFEKALREEFCDTDAFFTEDYRKKYPEKVEAFFQLAFATHAKLPEFIHLIIARHNWEATHRLGDVKCPTLVLIGDHDSGRSNHLAQAEALKNRIPKAELQILKGQSHGFFWQVPEETNNAILSWVRKVASVRGEGKA from the coding sequence ATGCCTACCGTAAATCTACCCACCGGTGCCAACGTCTACTACGAAACCCACGGCCAGGGTGAGCCGATCGTGCTCGTGCCGTCGACGGCGTTTTCCTGCGAAGTCTGGAAGCCATCGCAGATGCCACTGAGGCAGTCCGCGCAGCTTGTGCTGCACGACCCGCGCGGCTGCGGACGGACGAGCGAGACGCAGAAGGTTTACACCATCAATCAGATGGCCAACGACATCGTCGCCCTGCTCGACCATTTGAAAATCTCTTCGGCGCATCTGGTCGGCCACTCGATGGGCGGGCGCATCGCCTTGGAGATGGCGCTCAATTTTCCTGGGCGGGTAAAGAGCCTAATCATGGCGGCCAGCGGCTCGGGCCAAGCAGCGCGCCCTGGTGCCGACTGCATTCCCGGCTTGCCCCATTGGCTAGTGATTCGCTTGGTCGAAAAAGGTTTCGAGAAAGCGCTGCGCGAAGAGTTTTGCGACACCGACGCCTTTTTCACCGAGGACTATCGCAAGAAATATCCGGAGAAAGTCGAAGCTTTTTTTCAGCTCGCATTCGCGACCCACGCCAAGCTGCCGGAGTTTATTCACCTGATCATTGCGCGGCATAACTGGGAAGCCACCCACCGGCTGGGCGATGTGAAATGCCCGACTCTTGTATTGATCGGCGACCACGACTCGGGACGCAGCAATCATCTCGCCCAGGCCGAGGCGCTGAAGAACCGCATTCCCAAAGCCGAACTGCAAATACTCAAAGGCCAATCGCACGGTTTTTTCTGGCAGGTGCCGGAGGAAACTAACAACGCGATTCTTAGCTGGGTCCGGAAAGTAGCCAGCGTAAGGGGTGAAGGTAAGGCGTAA
- a CDS encoding antitermination protein NusG, whose amino-acid sequence MELAHFFLRWIHLLAGITWIGILYYFNFVQTPFFAETEAPVRVGAIQKLLPRALWWFRWGAMFTFLAGLLMWLMRLGQTGSAAFFSSQYGVVITLGSLMGTIMFLNVWLVIWPNQQIVMASTNQVAGGGQALPNAAGAGRRAALTSRTNTVFSMSMLFFMAAASHYPSLMSANPSLGLFWIISLIIVGAVEANALFGTQGATKKPLDSVSGALQFGFALWLVMYLLCLALL is encoded by the coding sequence ATGGAGCTCGCGCATTTTTTTCTGCGGTGGATTCATCTTTTAGCTGGCATCACGTGGATCGGCATCCTTTATTACTTCAACTTTGTCCAGACGCCGTTTTTTGCGGAGACCGAAGCGCCCGTGCGCGTCGGTGCGATTCAAAAACTTTTGCCGCGTGCCCTTTGGTGGTTTCGTTGGGGCGCGATGTTTACATTTTTGGCCGGTCTGCTCATGTGGCTCATGCGGTTGGGGCAAACCGGCAGCGCTGCTTTCTTCTCTTCCCAGTATGGTGTGGTGATAACGCTCGGCAGCCTGATGGGCACGATCATGTTTCTCAACGTTTGGCTGGTGATCTGGCCCAATCAGCAAATCGTTATGGCCTCGACCAATCAAGTTGCCGGCGGTGGGCAAGCGCTGCCCAACGCCGCGGGTGCGGGACGGCGCGCCGCCCTGACTTCACGGACTAACACCGTCTTTTCCATGTCCATGTTGTTTTTCATGGCGGCGGCGTCGCACTACCCATCCTTGATGAGCGCCAACCCATCGCTGGGGCTGTTTTGGATTATCTCTTTGATCATCGTCGGCGCGGTTGAAGCCAACGCCTTGTTCGGTACCCAGGGCGCAACCAAGAAGCCGTTGGACTCCGTTTCCGGCGCCCTGCAGTTCGGTTTTGCGCTCTGGCTGGTGATGTATCTCCTCTGCCTGGCCTTACTCTAA
- a CDS encoding cupin domain-containing protein — MVEMKNPIKEADAHPEINHLQLWRTDLAYYWAINCEPNQQDDMHYHDNDDHIFMVLEGRCVVRTPLKEFDLKQFDTVLLKSGEPYQLCNPGPGRMLLLGAGNSHVDGKPRTRVPKIPSHTPMKQPVVA, encoded by the coding sequence ATGGTTGAGATGAAAAACCCGATCAAAGAAGCCGACGCCCATCCGGAGATCAATCATCTTCAGCTGTGGCGCACCGATTTGGCCTACTACTGGGCAATCAACTGCGAGCCAAACCAGCAAGACGACATGCACTACCATGACAACGACGACCATATCTTCATGGTCCTCGAAGGCCGCTGCGTCGTGCGCACGCCACTAAAGGAATTTGACTTAAAGCAGTTCGACACCGTGCTGCTCAAATCCGGCGAGCCGTATCAGCTGTGCAACCCCGGCCCGGGTAGAATGTTACTGCTTGGCGCGGGCAACAGCCACGTCGATGGTAAGCCGCGCACGCGGGTGCCGAAGATCCCGAGCCATACGCCGATGAAGCAGCCCGTTGTCGCCTAG
- a CDS encoding 2-pyrone-4,6-dicarboxylate hydrolase produces MPYCYPPDPNTRKPHFTPPANSCDTHFHVFGPPEVFPFVSTHEYTPPAAPLEHYQKMLAVIGVERAVVVQPSVHGLDNSATLDAIKNSRGRFRGVGRIDDQTPKDELRRLNDAGIRGVRFNLLDRPRGNVKLGVLDRCIDNIVDLKWSLDLHIDMKNLTEQEKRIRNCPVPVIIDHIARVKPAEGLRQAGFQLLLDLMKVKHVWTKVSGADKICETMVHSYHGLPFVEVIPYAQAVIAAAPDRVIWGTDWPHSNNFLPGHTPNDGDLVDLLALFAPEESVRKKILVDNPATLYGFA; encoded by the coding sequence ATGCCCTACTGCTATCCGCCCGATCCCAACACACGCAAGCCGCACTTCACGCCGCCGGCGAATTCGTGCGACACCCATTTCCACGTTTTCGGGCCGCCGGAAGTTTTTCCATTTGTTTCAACTCACGAGTATACGCCGCCGGCGGCGCCGCTGGAGCACTATCAAAAAATGCTCGCGGTCATCGGCGTCGAACGCGCCGTGGTCGTGCAGCCGAGCGTGCACGGCTTGGACAACTCGGCGACGCTGGATGCGATTAAAAATTCGCGAGGCAGATTTCGCGGTGTCGGACGCATCGATGACCAAACGCCGAAAGACGAACTGCGCCGGTTGAACGACGCCGGCATCCGCGGCGTGCGTTTTAATCTGCTCGACCGGCCGCGCGGCAACGTCAAGCTGGGCGTGCTCGATCGCTGCATTGACAACATCGTCGACCTCAAGTGGTCGCTCGATCTGCACATCGACATGAAAAACTTGACGGAGCAGGAAAAGCGCATTCGCAATTGCCCCGTGCCGGTGATCATCGATCACATCGCGCGGGTCAAACCTGCCGAGGGTTTGCGGCAAGCGGGCTTTCAGCTCCTGCTCGACTTAATGAAGGTGAAACATGTCTGGACCAAGGTCAGCGGCGCGGACAAGATTTGCGAAACCATGGTGCATTCCTATCATGGTCTGCCGTTTGTCGAAGTGATCCCCTATGCGCAGGCGGTGATCGCCGCGGCGCCGGACAGAGTGATCTGGGGCACCGACTGGCCGCACTCGAACAATTTCTTGCCAGGACATACGCCCAACGACGGCGACCTGGTCGACTTGCTCGCGCTGTTTGCTCCTGAAGAGTCGGTTCGCAAGAAAATCCTGGTCGACAATCCAGCGACTTTGTATGGGTTCGCATGA
- a CDS encoding amidohydrolase: MIIDWHAHVYPPELARERRWGGAAPLTIENLLEAHEKVGIERCVVSNTIHYLRDKTAGESLAFIRRWNEYGAEIQQTYKERVIVFTSSLPCGGAPFLKELERGIREYKLNGVLINSSHQGAYPDDDEAQGFFEMVESLGVPMMMHAPSVGFGEERMRDYRLASSVGRPFDECLAISRMIVRGVFERHKRLKFVGCHLGGGICEVIGRMDYAYELGDKASGLGSYEPMLITKKPSDYLREIHMDTVCYHPPALTCAYQTVGAKKLLFGSDAPPLLPLLPRAKQILEEFPLTDDERADIFSRNALRLLDRA, encoded by the coding sequence ATGATCATCGATTGGCACGCCCACGTCTATCCACCCGAACTAGCGCGCGAGCGCCGCTGGGGCGGCGCTGCGCCGCTGACCATCGAAAATCTGCTCGAAGCCCATGAAAAAGTCGGCATCGAGCGCTGCGTGGTCAGCAACACGATTCACTACCTCAGAGACAAAACCGCCGGCGAATCCCTCGCCTTCATCCGCCGCTGGAACGAATACGGCGCCGAGATTCAGCAAACATACAAAGAACGCGTGATCGTCTTCACCAGCAGCCTGCCCTGCGGCGGCGCGCCGTTCTTGAAGGAGCTGGAGCGCGGCATTCGCGAGTACAAGCTCAACGGCGTGCTGATCAACTCCAGCCATCAAGGCGCTTACCCTGACGATGACGAGGCCCAAGGATTTTTCGAGATGGTCGAAAGCCTCGGCGTGCCGATGATGATGCACGCGCCATCGGTGGGCTTCGGTGAAGAGCGCATGCGCGATTATCGCCTGGCCTCCAGCGTCGGCCGGCCGTTTGACGAATGTCTGGCGATTTCCAGGATGATTGTGCGCGGCGTCTTCGAGCGCCACAAGAGATTGAAATTTGTCGGCTGTCACCTGGGCGGCGGCATCTGCGAAGTCATTGGCCGAATGGATTACGCGTACGAGCTGGGCGATAAAGCCTCGGGCCTGGGTTCCTATGAACCGATGCTGATCACCAAAAAACCCAGCGACTACCTGCGCGAGATTCACATGGACACCGTCTGCTACCACCCGCCGGCGCTCACCTGCGCCTACCAGACGGTCGGCGCGAAGAAATTGCTCTTCGGCAGCGACGCGCCGCCGCTCTTGCCACTGCTGCCGCGGGCAAAGCAGATCCTTGAAGAGTTTCCATTGACCGACGACGAGCGAGCGGATATCTTCAGCCGCAACGCGCTGAGACTGCTCGATCGCGCATAA
- a CDS encoding alpha/beta hydrolase produces the protein MPIAHLATGTNLYYETLGSGAPLLLFPSTAFSAEVWKPYQVPALSQSLQLILHDPRGCPRTRTAQQVYTIQQMANDAVALLDHLQIPSAHLLGHSMGGRVALEMTLNFPGRVKSLIMAASGSGLVPRPGPDCVPGLPHWLVLGLVEKGFEQFLRDEYCDSDVFFTKEFRDSHPTEIDEFYKLARATHANLSEYIQLSIARHNWEATHRLGDVRVPTLVLIGNNDKARSNHVLQAEALKNRIPGAELKILEGQSHGFFWQAPEETNAVILDWIERREA, from the coding sequence ATGCCAATCGCCCATCTCGCCACCGGCACTAACCTGTATTACGAAACCCTCGGCAGCGGCGCGCCGCTGCTGCTGTTTCCATCCACGGCATTTTCCGCTGAAGTGTGGAAGCCCTACCAAGTCCCAGCACTGTCGCAATCGCTGCAGCTCATTCTGCATGACCCGCGCGGCTGCCCGCGCACGAGGACGGCTCAACAGGTTTACACAATCCAACAAATGGCCAACGACGCGGTCGCGTTGCTCGATCATTTGCAAATCCCATCGGCTCATTTACTCGGCCACTCCATGGGCGGCCGCGTCGCGCTGGAGATGACTTTGAATTTTCCTGGTCGGGTAAAGAGCTTGATCATGGCCGCCAGTGGCTCAGGCCTGGTGCCGCGCCCAGGTCCGGACTGCGTGCCCGGTTTGCCGCACTGGCTAGTGCTTGGTCTGGTCGAGAAGGGCTTCGAGCAATTTCTCCGCGACGAGTATTGCGACTCAGATGTGTTTTTCACCAAAGAGTTTCGCGACAGCCACCCAACTGAAATAGACGAATTCTACAAACTCGCCCGCGCCACCCACGCGAACCTCTCCGAATACATCCAGCTGAGCATCGCGCGCCACAACTGGGAAGCGACGCACCGGTTAGGCGACGTGCGCGTGCCTACCTTGGTTTTAATCGGCAACAACGACAAAGCCCGCAGCAATCACGTGCTGCAGGCCGAGGCGTTGAAGAACCGAATCCCCGGTGCAGAGCTGAAAATACTCGAAGGCCAATCCCACGGTTTTTTCTGGCAAGCGCCGGAGGAAACCAACGCGGTGATTCTCGATTGGATCGAAAGACGTGAGGCGTGA
- a CDS encoding alpha/beta hydrolase produces METNYNGFRPDEMEYQYNPRESVPEYPELAKVRAAQAKKVRESAKSWLNVAYGSSEREKLDIYTADRPNGTVLVYIHGGYWRSGSKDDNANFVPTFTRRGATVVMVEYDLCPKVTVTDIVRQTRSAIAWVYKNIRSYNANPEKLFVSGHSAGGHLTALALAHDWSQQGMPPDCIKGAVPTSGVFDLDMVMQISVQEQVRMTPECAKANSPFLNPPKVKCPLVVAVGGAEPKGWQRMSEDYFNYCKQQGMNVDYLVVPGANHYTMSEHLLDEKSPLTQAMIKQMGL; encoded by the coding sequence ATGGAGACCAATTACAATGGCTTTCGCCCCGACGAGATGGAATACCAATACAACCCGCGTGAATCGGTGCCGGAGTATCCGGAGCTCGCCAAGGTGCGCGCGGCGCAAGCCAAAAAAGTTCGCGAGAGCGCGAAGTCTTGGTTGAACGTCGCCTACGGCAGCTCGGAGCGCGAAAAGCTCGACATCTACACCGCCGACCGCCCCAACGGCACCGTGCTGGTCTACATCCACGGCGGCTACTGGCGCAGCGGCAGCAAGGACGATAACGCCAACTTCGTGCCGACTTTTACGCGGCGCGGCGCGACGGTGGTGATGGTGGAATACGATCTCTGTCCCAAGGTGACCGTGACGGACATCGTTCGGCAAACCCGCAGCGCCATCGCCTGGGTTTACAAAAACATCCGCAGCTACAACGCCAATCCGGAAAAGCTCTTCGTCTCCGGCCATTCCGCCGGCGGGCACTTAACCGCGCTCGCGTTGGCGCACGACTGGAGCCAACAAGGCATGCCGCCAGACTGTATCAAAGGCGCCGTGCCAACCTCCGGCGTCTTCGACCTCGACATGGTGATGCAGATCAGCGTGCAGGAGCAAGTGCGCATGACACCCGAATGCGCCAAAGCCAACAGCCCGTTTCTCAACCCGCCTAAAGTAAAATGCCCGCTGGTCGTCGCCGTCGGCGGCGCCGAACCGAAGGGCTGGCAGCGAATGTCAGAAGATTATTTCAACTACTGCAAGCAACAGGGAATGAACGTTGACTATCTCGTCGTGCCCGGCGCAAATCACTACACCATGTCCGAGCACTTGCTCGACGAGAAAAGTCCGCTGACGCAGGCGATGATCAAGCAGATGGGGCTGTGA